A single genomic interval of Ischnura elegans chromosome 3, ioIscEleg1.1, whole genome shotgun sequence harbors:
- the LOC124155226 gene encoding uncharacterized protein LOC124155226 translates to MGSSVPDRYFVTSPRLPEDQAKNGKHRQSRLLTCFLVLIVVACLVFLLTRPGSCPARPQDWPWHQVAVVMEPEDVPQQQVTTRKPTVNHVADSEDGPMKRASGRGFLIQTSGCKIPDLDPLDPAVRKFVRFYELESNKQSEGEEDDQSIRPDCSGKFGPALVESNLTSLYVVPSALSHYNATKISDVYCCFRPFHRVTMHPSNYTSKCDDVSKYDEECIPFEKDGTIDVLDEEFVRVECRKESVYDDSVPMFYKDFHYFAPVVVALERAEEQRKEYNLKDVKQSSEREKWNVLILGMDAVSRLNFHRQMPKTKEVLENLGANEILGYTKIGDNTFPNIVGVMTGMPEEELKATCWPESSVKLDDCPWIWYNYTAAGYLTAFGEDATWMATFDYAKTGFLKPPMHFYLRPLAKKAEDENGHLKRWNAKVCVGPRLSVATVFGYAEKVVQTLVLDQDKPPFFGHFWATSLSHDYLNSLGYMDDPFSELIGRIEETGVLEKTVLLVISDHGLRWGGIRSTYQGRLEERLPLAYIRLPQAMRDKYPSASANLRRNAKKRLTTPYDIHATLLDILHADTAMTQEAVSRRSKELPSSPPKGNATSELPRSVSLFLPIPEWRTCKIAWIDPHWCCCHSAEKDMDQEDPVVKEAASILIERVNELVDVYPQCAKRNLTLIKSAIMSSPPDELLPEEGKQVLQDLALIVESDPGSALFEATVRLIPTKEEDEGNTTYDMKVIGTISRINRYGNQSACVDEFHAKLYCYCGS, encoded by the exons ATGGGTTCCTCCGTGCCTGATCGCTACTTCGTGACCTCCCCGAGGCTCCCAGAAGACCAAGCCAAGAACGGCAAGCACCGGCAGTCTCGTCTGCTCACCTGCTTCCTCGTCCTCATAGTCGTCGCGTGCCTCGTCTTCCTTTTGACGAGACCGGGAAGTTGCCCGGCTCGGCCACAGGATTGGCCGTGGCATCAGGTTGCAGTTGTCATGGAGCCGGAGGACGTACCTCAGCAGCAGGTGACGACGCGAAAGCCGACTGTAAATCATGTGGCAG ATTCCGAGGATGGGCCGATGAAAAGAGCATCGGGCAGAGGATTCCTAATCCAAACTTCTGGTTGCAAGATTCCAGATCTGGATCCACTCGATCCAGCGGTGAGGAAATTTGTGAGGTTCTACGAACTCG AATCCAACAAACAAAGTGAAGGTGAAGAAGACGATCAAAGTATACGTCCCGACTGCAGCGGTAAATTCGGTCCTGCCCTGGTCGAGTCCAACCTGACGTCCCTTTACGTGGTGCCATCTGCGCTCTCTCACTACAACGCAACCAAGATCAGCGACGTCTACTGCTGCTTCAGACCATTCCACAGAGTCACGATGCATCCCAGTAATTACACTTCCAAATGTGACGACGTATCCAA GTATGACGAAGAATGCATTCCTTTCGAAAAAGATGGAACCATCGACGTGCTCGACGAAGAATTCGTACGAGTGGAATGCAGAAAGGAATCTGTTTACGACGACAGCGTCCCAATGTTCTACAAAGATTTCCATTACTTCGCACCGGTAGTTGTTGCCTTGGAAAGGGCAGAAGAGCAACGGAAAGAATATAACCTCAAAGACGTGAAGCAGTCATCCGAAAGGGAAAAGTGGAACGTTCTTATTCTCGGCATGGACGCCGTTTCCAGGCTTAACTTCCACAGGCAGATGCCAAAGACCAAGGAGGTCCTCGAGAATTTGGGAGCCAATGAGATCCTAGGATATACGAAG ATAGGAGACAACACTTTCCCAAATATCGTGGGCGTAATGACTGGAATGCCTGAGGAAGAACTCAAAGCAACTTGCTGGCCGGAGTCCAGCGTTAAATTAGATGACTGCCCATGGATTTGGTACAATTACACGGCAGCAGGATACCTGACAGCCTTCGGAGAGGACGCCACCTGGATGGCCACATTCGACTACGCTAAAACCGGTTTCCTCAAGCCACCAATGCACTTCTACCTCAGACCATTGGCCAAAAAAGCCGAGGACGAGAACGGACACCTGAAGCGGTGGAACGCCAAGGTATGCGTGGGACCCAGGCTATCCGTCGCCACAGTCTTCGGCTATGCGGAGAAGGTCGTGCAGACGCTGGTGCTAGACCAGGACAAGCCCCCATTCTTTGGTCACTTCTGGGCAACGAGCCTCAGTCACGACTACCTGAACTCGCTCGGCTACATGGACGACCCTTTCTCCGAACTGATCGGGAGGATAGAGGAGACGGGGGTCCTTGAAAAGACGGTGCTCCTGGTCATCAGCGACCACGGCTTGAGATGGGGTGGCATCCGAAGCACGTATCAGGGGAGGTTAGAGGAGAGGCTACCCTTAGCTTACATCAGACTGCCCCAGGCGATGAGGGATAAGTATCCTTCGGCATCCGCCAACTTGCGACGCAACGCCAAGAAAAGACTGACGACTCCGTACGACATTCACGCCACTTTGTTGGATATCCTCCACGCGGACACCGCCATGACCCAAGAGGCGGTGTCCAGGAGGTCCAAGGAACTACCATCCTCTCCGCCGAAGGGTAATGCGACGTCGGAGCTTCCCAGGTCCGTCAGCCTATTCTTGCCTATCCCAGAGTGGAGAACGTGCAAGATCGCCTGGATAGATCCCCACTGGTGCTGCTGCCATTCTGCGGAGAAGGATATGGATCAGGAAGACCCGGTGGTGAAGGAAGCAGCGAGCATACTCATAGAGAGGGTGAACGAATTAGTGGATGTCTACCCGCAGTGCGCCAAAAGGAACCTAACACTCATTAAGAGCGCCATCATGAGCTCTCCTCCAGATGAGCTTCTACCAGAGGAAGGAAAACAG GTTCTCCAGGACTTGGCGTTGATCGTGGAGTCGGATCCGGGATCGGCTCTCTTTGAAGCGACAGTTCGCCTCATCCCTACGAAAGAAGAAGACGAAGGGAACACGACCTACGACATGAAGGTCATCGGAACCATTAGCCGAATCAATAGATATGGAAACCAGAGTGCGTGCGTGGACGAGTTCCACGCTAAATTGTACTGCTACTGTGGCTCCTGA